The following are encoded together in the Cyanobacterium aponinum PCC 10605 genome:
- a CDS encoding metallothionein, producing MTTTTVTQMKCACPSCLCIIDISQAISRDGHYYCSTACAEGHKEGEGCGHSGCGCHS from the coding sequence ATGACTACCACTACAGTAACTCAAATGAAATGTGCTTGTCCCTCTTGTTTATGTATAATTGATATTAGTCAAGCAATTTCCAGAGATGGGCATTATTATTGCTCAACGGCTTGTGCCGAAGGACATAAGGAAGGAGAAGGATGTGGCCATAGCGGTTGTGGATGCCATTCTTAG
- a CDS encoding anthranilate phosphoribosyltransferase family protein: MSSEFRELLKKIGSGTHTHKNLTRQQASLALEMMLTGKATPAQIGGFMIAHRIKRPTGEELAGMLDAYSRLGNKLSIIDENKEVVVLGIPYDGRTRTAPISPITSLILSLMGVPVLMHGGRRMPTKYGLTLGEIWTNLGLNIQNTSLEQVQTSLAQKNFGFLYLPTHFPLADNFVTYREEIGKRPPIATLELIWHPYKGKNHIMAGYVHPPTEKMIREALTLTGVKKFTLIKGLEGSGDLKLEQTNIIAIDDHESEAGFKYLKLNPLHYGLKGHDYPLHSEQEYFEQLTKTIKGEMTPLTLSSIWNAGFYLWRCSVVETMEMGLSKAEELIMKGDLHNHCHSLSENLNYV; the protein is encoded by the coding sequence ATGAGTAGTGAATTTAGAGAATTATTAAAAAAAATCGGTAGTGGTACTCATACCCATAAAAATTTAACTCGTCAACAAGCCAGTTTAGCCTTAGAAATGATGTTGACAGGCAAAGCAACTCCTGCCCAAATTGGTGGTTTTATGATTGCCCACAGAATCAAACGCCCAACAGGAGAAGAATTAGCGGGGATGTTGGATGCTTACAGTCGGTTGGGGAATAAATTATCCATCATTGATGAAAACAAAGAAGTAGTTGTCTTAGGTATTCCCTATGATGGTAGAACTCGCACTGCCCCTATTTCACCTATTACCAGTTTAATCTTATCTCTGATGGGAGTACCCGTATTAATGCACGGGGGTAGAAGAATGCCTACTAAATATGGGCTAACATTGGGAGAAATTTGGACTAATTTAGGCTTAAATATACAAAACACCAGTTTAGAACAAGTTCAGACCTCATTAGCTCAAAAAAACTTTGGTTTTCTTTATCTACCTACTCACTTCCCCTTAGCAGATAACTTTGTTACTTACCGAGAAGAAATAGGGAAACGCCCTCCCATCGCTACCCTCGAATTAATTTGGCATCCCTACAAGGGGAAAAATCATATCATGGCGGGTTATGTACATCCTCCTACGGAAAAAATGATTAGAGAGGCTTTAACCCTAACAGGAGTAAAAAAATTTACTTTAATTAAGGGTTTAGAGGGGAGTGGTGACTTAAAATTAGAACAAACAAATATTATTGCTATTGATGATCACGAATCAGAAGCAGGATTTAAGTATTTAAAATTGAATCCCCTACACTACGGCTTAAAAGGACATGATTACCCTCTCCATAGCGAACAAGAATACTTTGAACAATTAACTAAAACCATCAAAGGAGAGATGACTCCCTTAACTCTAAGTAGTATTTGGAATGCCGGATTTTATCTATGGCGTTGCTCAGTGGTAGAAACTATGGAAATGGGATTAAGTAAAGCCGAAGAACTAATTATGAAGGGAGATTTACACAATCATTGTCATTCTCTTTCAGAAAACTTAAATTATGTTTAA
- a CDS encoding 2Fe-2S iron-sulfur cluster-binding protein, whose translation MTKTYKVTIHHRQENRIQTIEVPEDQYILATAEKQAVEPPFSCRNGACTTCAVRVLEGKLYQPEAMGLSPELQRKGYALLCVSYPRSDLVVETQDEDEVYELQFGRYFGRGKVRFGIPIEDD comes from the coding sequence ATGACTAAAACCTATAAAGTAACAATTCATCATCGTCAGGAAAACCGAATACAAACCATAGAAGTACCCGAAGATCAATATATTTTGGCAACCGCAGAAAAACAAGCCGTTGAACCACCTTTTTCTTGTCGTAATGGTGCGTGTACTACCTGTGCTGTTAGAGTTTTAGAAGGAAAACTTTATCAACCTGAAGCCATGGGATTATCCCCCGAATTACAGAGAAAGGGTTATGCTTTATTATGTGTTTCTTACCCTCGTTCTGATTTAGTGGTGGAAACTCAAGATGAAGATGAGGTTTATGAGTTGCAATTTGGACGTTATTTTGGCAGAGGAAAAGTTCGTTTTGGTATTCCCATTGAGGATGACTAA
- the glpX gene encoding class II fructose-bisphosphatase produces the protein MLETTLGLEIIEVVEQAAIASSKWMGKGEKNIADQVAVEAMRERMNRIHMRGKIVIGEGERDDAPMLYIGEEVGFCTQPDAEKYCNINELVEIDIAVDPCEGTNLVAYGQNGSMAVLAISEKGGLFAAPDFYMKKLAAPPAAKGHVDINKSATENLKILSDCLNRDTEELVVVVMDRPRHKELIQEIRNTGARVRLISDGDVSAAISCAFSGTNIHALMGIGAAPEGVISAAAMRCLGGHFQGQLIYDPEIVKTGLIGESKESNLARLRDMGIENPDKVYETEELASGETVLFAACGITPGTLMDGVRFFHGGARTQSLVISTQSKTARFVDTVHMFDKPKVIQLK, from the coding sequence ATGTTAGAAACAACTTTAGGTTTAGAAATTATTGAAGTAGTTGAACAAGCTGCGATCGCATCTTCTAAATGGATGGGTAAAGGAGAAAAAAATATTGCTGACCAAGTTGCCGTAGAAGCAATGCGTGAAAGAATGAACAGAATTCATATGCGCGGTAAAATCGTAATCGGTGAAGGTGAAAGAGATGACGCACCTATGTTATACATCGGTGAAGAAGTTGGTTTTTGCACTCAACCCGATGCGGAAAAATATTGCAACATCAATGAATTAGTTGAAATCGACATCGCCGTTGACCCCTGCGAAGGTACAAACCTCGTTGCTTATGGTCAAAACGGTTCTATGGCAGTATTAGCCATTTCCGAAAAAGGTGGTTTATTTGCCGCTCCTGACTTCTATATGAAAAAATTAGCCGCCCCCCCAGCCGCAAAAGGTCATGTTGACATCAACAAATCTGCTACCGAAAACTTAAAAATTCTCTCCGATTGCTTAAATCGTGACACCGAAGAATTAGTTGTAGTAGTAATGGATCGTCCTCGTCACAAAGAATTAATTCAAGAAATCCGTAACACCGGTGCAAGAGTTCGCCTAATTAGCGATGGTGACGTTTCTGCCGCTATCTCTTGTGCTTTTTCTGGAACTAACATTCATGCCTTAATGGGTATCGGTGCCGCTCCTGAAGGCGTTATTTCTGCGGCCGCAATGCGTTGTTTAGGTGGTCACTTCCAAGGACAATTAATCTACGATCCTGAAATCGTTAAAACAGGTTTAATCGGTGAAAGCAAAGAAAGTAATCTTGCTCGTTTAAGAGACATGGGTATCGAAAACCCTGACAAAGTTTATGAAACCGAAGAGTTAGCTTCTGGAGAAACCGTTTTATTCGCCGCTTGTGGTATTACCCCCGGTACATTAATGGACGGTGTTCGTTTCTTCCATGGTGGTGCAAGAACCCAAAGTTTAGTTATTTCTACCCAGTCTAAAACTGCTCGTTTTGTTGACACTGTTCATATGTTCGATAAACCTAAAGTTATTCAATTAAAATAA
- the aroH gene encoding chorismate mutase: MENWQQIGAMSKPLMTKVRAIRGATTADANTIESMREAVAELLTEIETRNQLDYEEIISVIFTVTSDLDATFPAAIARENPQWENVPLLDLQQMQVRGSLEKCIRVLIYFNTDKPQAEIYHPYLRKARNLRPDWNLTHMIMGNK, from the coding sequence ATGGAAAATTGGCAACAAATCGGAGCAATGAGTAAACCGTTGATGACTAAAGTACGAGCAATTCGAGGGGCAACTACTGCCGACGCTAATACTATTGAGTCTATGAGAGAGGCTGTAGCGGAATTGTTAACAGAAATTGAAACTCGGAATCAACTTGATTATGAAGAAATTATAAGTGTCATTTTTACTGTTACTTCTGATTTAGATGCAACTTTTCCAGCTGCGATCGCGCGAGAAAACCCTCAATGGGAAAATGTGCCTCTTTTAGATTTACAACAAATGCAGGTGAGAGGTAGCCTAGAAAAATGTATTCGGGTTTTAATTTATTTTAATACAGATAAACCTCAAGCAGAAATTTATCATCCCTATCTGAGAAAAGCCAGAAATCTTCGTCCTGACTGGAATTTAACTCATATGATTATGGGCAATAAATAA
- a CDS encoding YciI family protein: protein MAKYILFGSYCENALEKRTPYRQAHLEGLAKQKEEGILVTLGPTKDNTKVFGIYEADSQETVENLVKSDPYWQNGIWTEYEVKEWIQAF, encoded by the coding sequence ATGGCAAAATATATTTTATTTGGTAGCTACTGTGAAAACGCTTTAGAAAAAAGAACTCCTTATCGTCAGGCACATTTAGAAGGACTAGCAAAACAAAAAGAAGAAGGTATATTAGTCACTTTAGGACCGACAAAAGACAATACAAAGGTTTTTGGTATTTATGAAGCCGACAGTCAAGAAACCGTGGAAAACTTAGTTAAATCAGATCCTTACTGGCAAAATGGTATTTGGACTGAATATGAAGTTAAAGAGTGGATTCAAGCATTTTAA
- the sppA gene encoding signal peptide peptidase SppA — MIWPFKPSTRKQIARIEINGAIASATRERVLEALEEVEERKYPALLLRIDSPGGTVGDSQEIYSALKRLGEKIKIVASFGNISASGGVYIGVGANHIMANPGTITGSVGVIIRGNNLEKLLDKVGVSFKVIKSGPYKDILSFDRDLTTDEEEILQELIDSSYQQFVETVAEGRKLSVETVKSFADGRIFSGEQALKLGLVDRLGSEEDARRWACELVGLDPEKTECHTIEEPKSLLDRVFSGRGQVKSGVGSAINWLEFELATSGQPLWLYRP; from the coding sequence ATGATTTGGCCTTTTAAACCTTCGACTCGTAAACAAATTGCTCGAATTGAAATCAATGGTGCGATCGCATCTGCCACTCGCGAGAGAGTATTAGAAGCATTGGAAGAAGTAGAAGAGAGAAAATATCCAGCTTTACTGCTAAGAATTGATTCCCCCGGAGGAACTGTGGGGGATTCTCAAGAAATATACTCTGCGTTGAAAAGATTAGGGGAAAAAATCAAAATAGTTGCTAGTTTTGGCAATATTTCCGCTTCTGGGGGTGTTTATATCGGAGTAGGGGCAAATCATATTATGGCAAACCCGGGTACCATTACTGGCAGTGTGGGGGTGATTATTCGGGGTAATAACTTAGAAAAACTCTTGGATAAAGTGGGGGTTTCTTTTAAGGTAATTAAATCAGGTCCTTATAAGGATATATTGTCTTTTGATCGAGATTTAACTACCGATGAGGAGGAAATCTTACAAGAGTTGATTGACAGTAGTTATCAACAATTTGTGGAAACCGTAGCCGAGGGTAGAAAGTTAAGTGTGGAAACGGTTAAAAGTTTTGCTGATGGTCGTATTTTTAGCGGGGAACAGGCTTTAAAACTCGGATTAGTGGATCGCCTTGGCAGTGAAGAGGATGCCCGTCGTTGGGCTTGTGAGTTAGTAGGACTTGATCCAGAGAAGACAGAATGTCATACTATTGAAGAACCTAAATCTCTGCTCGATCGAGTTTTTAGTGGTCGTGGTCAGGTAAAATCAGGTGTAGGATCTGCTATTAATTGGTTAGAATTTGAACTGGCTACCAGTGGTCAACCTTTATGGCTATATCGTCCTTAA
- a CDS encoding putative toxin-antitoxin system toxin component, PIN family: MKLLLDTNIWISGLLWGGVPREIISLTETNLASIYISNSLLQELEDTLTKSKLQKRLKQLNYSEKDLIDTVKSVTILCEPLSILKVEELRDFKDKIVLEAGLSIPVDFIITGDLDLLVLDSFRGIQILNPNDFKLKILS; encoded by the coding sequence ATGAAACTTTTATTAGATACAAATATTTGGATTTCCGGATTATTGTGGGGCGGAGTGCCTCGTGAAATAATTAGTTTAACAGAAACTAATTTGGCAAGTATTTATATCTCTAATTCTTTATTACAAGAGTTAGAAGACACTTTAACAAAATCAAAGTTACAGAAAAGATTAAAACAGCTAAACTATTCAGAAAAAGATTTGATAGATACTGTAAAATCCGTAACTATATTATGTGAACCTCTGTCAATATTAAAGGTAGAAGAATTAAGAGATTTCAAAGATAAAATAGTATTAGAAGCTGGTTTATCTATTCCAGTAGATTTTATTATCACGGGTGATTTAGACTTGCTAGTTTTAGATTCTTTTCGAGGTATTCAAATTCTAAATCCTAATGATTTTAAGTTAAAAATTTTATCTTGA
- a CDS encoding universal stress protein translates to MYDKILVSLDRSPIAQSVFETALYLGKNCHSQLNFLHVLSQETTETPLSFAPYSFTYDTEIIKELQHQWEKYKQESIEMLQYWTNQAKDQGLKAEFNQIYGHPGTIICQQAQEWGANLIVMGRRGHSTVSELLLGSVSSYVIHRSHCAVHLVQF, encoded by the coding sequence ATGTATGACAAGATATTGGTATCCCTCGATCGCTCCCCCATAGCACAAAGTGTCTTTGAAACTGCTTTGTATTTAGGGAAAAATTGTCACTCTCAACTCAATTTTCTTCATGTGTTGTCTCAGGAAACGACAGAAACTCCCCTTAGTTTTGCTCCTTACTCTTTTACTTACGACACGGAAATAATAAAAGAATTACAGCATCAATGGGAAAAATATAAACAAGAGTCGATCGAAATGTTGCAATACTGGACAAATCAGGCAAAAGATCAAGGGCTAAAAGCAGAATTTAATCAAATTTACGGGCATCCGGGTACTATTATTTGTCAACAGGCTCAGGAATGGGGAGCAAATCTAATTGTTATGGGTAGAAGAGGACATTCTACCGTGAGCGAATTATTATTAGGCAGTGTCAGTAGTTATGTTATTCACCGCAGTCATTGTGCAGTACATTTGGTACAGTTTTAG
- a CDS encoding ribonuclease catalytic domain-containing protein, translated as MEKGTLVEFKVNGDRRLGVIEKPEGKKDWIAIDENGNSHKVRPQKVDFLVEGESFKYTDIPRFVKEVTPHLDASSLEIAWELLIEEATPVTPAELATLIFEEETPVFCYAAHLLLSDDKIYFKKKGDIYEPRPQTQVEEIKHQIEIEAQKKLEKEIFAQKIQQALSGEKVDWQDSELTRLNFLEKYVLQPENPPKQALDILESLGKQKTPESALQLLIDLQLWSKHENIFLRRSSYPNDFPQQVYEVAHSILDRISTNEFIDKDSQRLDLTHHKIYTIDDESTTEIDDGISLEFLDNGLARLWIHIADPTRLINPDDPLDLEARRRSTSLYLPTGMVPMFPSELATGPMSLVQGQICPALSFGVVLDEEGAVKDYEIHSTLVKPTYRLTYHDVDEMLTLNIQGEEEIIRIAQEAKKREQWRKNNGSVMISMPEAIIKVKNEEEVSIELLEMSRSRLVVAEMMILAGEVAGKYCQEHNIPVPFRGQPQPELPPEEELILLPPGPVRSCALRRCMPKSETGLTPSRHASLGLETYTQVTSPIRRYTDLLSHFQIKAHLRGEELPFERDQMQQIIYEVVSTSSEASFVERQTNRYWSLQYFLQHSGEVWHGLVLRWLREDDGLALILLEELGLEFAHRFDRNVKLGEQLQLEVSFCDPQRDEIRFREAVFN; from the coding sequence GTGGAAAAAGGAACATTAGTTGAATTTAAAGTAAATGGCGATCGCCGCTTAGGTGTCATTGAGAAACCAGAAGGGAAAAAAGACTGGATAGCCATAGATGAAAACGGCAATTCCCACAAAGTTAGACCCCAAAAAGTAGATTTTTTAGTAGAAGGAGAATCCTTTAAATATACCGATATTCCCCGATTTGTAAAAGAAGTAACCCCTCATTTAGATGCTTCTAGCTTGGAAATTGCTTGGGAGTTATTGATTGAAGAAGCAACTCCTGTTACTCCGGCTGAATTAGCAACTCTCATTTTTGAGGAGGAAACACCGGTTTTCTGTTATGCCGCCCATTTACTTTTATCTGATGACAAGATTTATTTTAAGAAAAAAGGGGATATTTATGAACCTCGTCCTCAAACTCAGGTAGAAGAAATTAAACATCAAATTGAAATTGAGGCACAAAAAAAACTAGAAAAAGAAATATTCGCCCAAAAAATCCAACAAGCGTTATCGGGAGAAAAAGTTGATTGGCAAGACTCGGAGTTAACTCGCCTAAATTTCCTCGAAAAATATGTCCTACAACCTGAAAATCCCCCTAAACAGGCATTAGATATATTAGAATCTTTAGGTAAGCAGAAAACCCCCGAATCAGCACTACAGTTACTGATAGACTTGCAACTATGGAGTAAACACGAAAATATCTTTTTACGTCGTAGTTCTTACCCCAATGATTTCCCTCAACAGGTATATGAAGTGGCCCATTCAATCCTCGATCGCATCTCCACTAATGAGTTTATTGATAAAGATAGTCAACGCCTTGACTTAACCCATCATAAAATTTACACCATTGATGATGAAAGCACCACCGAAATTGATGACGGTATCAGTTTAGAGTTTTTAGATAACGGTTTAGCCCGTCTTTGGATACATATAGCTGATCCCACTCGTTTAATTAATCCCGATGATCCCCTAGACTTAGAAGCAAGAAGACGTAGCACAAGTTTATATTTGCCCACAGGCATGGTGCCGATGTTCCCCTCAGAATTAGCTACAGGTCCTATGAGTTTAGTACAAGGTCAAATTTGCCCTGCATTGAGTTTTGGAGTGGTTTTAGACGAAGAAGGGGCGGTTAAGGATTACGAAATACATTCTACCCTAGTCAAGCCTACTTATCGCCTTACTTACCACGATGTCGATGAGATGTTAACTCTCAATATTCAGGGAGAAGAAGAAATAATCCGTATTGCCCAAGAAGCCAAGAAAAGAGAACAGTGGCGCAAGAATAACGGTTCTGTGATGATTTCCATGCCAGAAGCCATTATCAAAGTAAAAAACGAAGAAGAAGTTTCCATCGAGCTTTTAGAAATGTCTCGCTCGCGCCTTGTGGTAGCTGAGATGATGATTTTAGCAGGAGAAGTGGCAGGAAAATATTGTCAAGAGCATAATATTCCCGTCCCATTTAGGGGACAACCTCAACCAGAACTACCCCCAGAAGAAGAACTAATTTTACTTCCTCCCGGACCAGTGAGATCCTGTGCTTTACGTCGTTGTATGCCTAAGAGTGAGACGGGTTTAACTCCTTCTCGTCATGCTAGTTTAGGCTTAGAAACCTATACTCAAGTCACATCCCCCATCCGCCGATATACCGACTTACTCTCCCATTTCCAAATCAAAGCTCATTTGCGAGGAGAAGAGTTACCCTTTGAGAGAGATCAAATGCAACAGATAATTTATGAGGTGGTTTCCACTTCCTCTGAGGCTTCTTTTGTGGAGAGACAAACTAACCGCTATTGGAGTTTACAATACTTTTTACAACATAGTGGAGAAGTCTGGCACGGCTTAGTATTACGTTGGTTAAGAGAAGATGACGGGTTAGCTTTAATTTTGTTAGAAGAATTAGGATTAGAATTTGCTCATAGATTCGATCGCAATGTAAAATTAGGAGAACAACTACAGTTAGAGGTCTCATTTTGTGATCCTCAACGAGATGAGATTCGTTTTCGAGAAGCAGTTTTCAATTAG
- a CDS encoding potassium channel family protein, producing MLDPYYQRLRKELIISSLGLAGVFIGGTLWYWLVEKWSLLDSAYMTMITLSTVGFSEVNPLDERSRLFTMGLILTGIIVIGYMVNRFTEAFLQGYFQQGIRLRQKRNVIDKLSGHYILCGFGRMGSYVAKEFTAEAIPFIILDSEQEEVEKASQMGYLALQGDATLDECLLMAKIETAICVVAALSSDADNLYTVISAKALNPTIRAIARASTEEAVKKLERAGADAVVSPYITGGKRLASAALRPQVMDFVDGILSGGEKSIYLEEFLLDENTCPCLGQTLIEAGLRAKSGALVVAIRRSNGILIAGPTGGSILEAGDSLICMGTAEQLRILNGILMPISAPRIPRKRE from the coding sequence ATCCTTGACCCTTACTATCAAAGACTCAGAAAAGAATTAATTATCAGTTCTCTGGGGTTAGCTGGGGTTTTTATTGGAGGGACTTTGTGGTATTGGTTAGTAGAAAAGTGGTCATTGTTGGACTCCGCTTATATGACCATGATAACCCTATCAACCGTTGGTTTTAGCGAAGTTAACCCCCTTGATGAGCGATCGCGCCTTTTCACTATGGGATTGATTTTGACGGGTATTATCGTCATTGGTTACATGGTGAATCGTTTTACCGAAGCATTTTTACAAGGTTATTTCCAACAAGGTATTCGTTTAAGACAAAAAAGAAACGTGATTGACAAACTATCAGGACATTATATATTATGCGGTTTTGGTCGGATGGGTTCTTATGTTGCTAAAGAATTTACTGCTGAAGCAATCCCTTTTATTATCCTTGACTCAGAGCAGGAAGAAGTAGAAAAAGCCAGTCAGATGGGTTATCTTGCCCTTCAGGGAGATGCCACCCTTGATGAATGCTTACTAATGGCAAAAATCGAAACTGCTATCTGTGTGGTTGCGGCTTTAAGTTCTGATGCAGACAATCTTTATACGGTTATTTCCGCTAAGGCTCTTAATCCTACCATAAGAGCGATCGCTCGTGCTAGTACCGAAGAAGCTGTGAAAAAATTAGAAAGGGCAGGAGCTGATGCGGTTGTATCTCCTTATATCACAGGGGGAAAAAGACTCGCCTCAGCCGCTTTGCGTCCTCAAGTAATGGATTTTGTTGACGGTATTTTAAGCGGTGGAGAAAAATCTATTTATTTAGAAGAGTTTTTGCTGGATGAAAACACCTGCCCTTGTTTAGGACAAACTTTAATCGAAGCTGGTTTGAGAGCAAAATCAGGAGCTTTAGTGGTTGCTATTCGTCGTAGTAATGGTATTTTAATTGCAGGACCTACAGGGGGAAGTATTCTTGAAGCTGGTGATTCCCTTATTTGTATGGGTACGGCAGAACAATTAAGAATTTTAAATGGTATTTTAATGCCCATCTCCGCTCCCAGAATTCCCAGAAAGAGAGAATAA